ACACCTGTCATCAGTTGACTTGTTTTGTCAGCTTTAGAAGATTACTCTTTTCATCAATGATTGGCTCGCCCTCCCCTGCCAGCTCCCGTGCGGCCCGCACGGATCTCAGCGCCCTGCGGTTCAATCAGGTCACGGTGATCGCCGTGACGGCGCTGGCCGTCGTCCTGACCGCGCCGCTGCTCACGCTGCTGCTCGGCGCGGCCATGCTGCTCGGCGCCGTCTTCCCCGACGCCTCGCCGCTGCGCGCCGCGTACCGTGCGCTCGGCCGTCCGCTGGGCCTGAAACCCGACGTCGTGGATGAGGACCCGCGCGCCCACCATTTCGCTCAGGGCGTGGGCGGGACCTTCCTGCTCGCCTCGGCGCTGGTGACCCTCGCGGGTCTGCCCGTGGTCGGGGCCGTGCTGGGCCTCGTGGTCATCGCACTGGCCGCCCTGAACCTCACCAAGAAGATCTGCGTGGGCTGTCTGATGTACTTCCAGTACCGCCGCCTCCGCTACGCCATCCTGAGCCGCTAAGGAACCCCTGAC
This region of Deinococcus metalli genomic DNA includes:
- a CDS encoding DUF4395 domain-containing protein, whose translation is MIGSPSPASSRAARTDLSALRFNQVTVIAVTALAVVLTAPLLTLLLGAAMLLGAVFPDASPLRAAYRALGRPLGLKPDVVDEDPRAHHFAQGVGGTFLLASALVTLAGLPVVGAVLGLVVIALAALNLTKKICVGCLMYFQYRRLRYAILSR